The following proteins are co-located in the Alcaligenes faecalis genome:
- a CDS encoding HEAT repeat domain-containing protein, with translation MSTENRKGYARVADIPADILLALSQGEIQSLTLTESLAIDQRVLVATVFPELDESGTYHIDTLAELGILKRMKAIGEYLLQTYGEMAWTRCLNHPADVVRGWACFMVGARESLSVPQRLNVLRPLADDPHFGVREWAWMAVRPQLVAELEVSIQALRQWAHSDSAYLRRFACEALRPRGVWCAHIAILKKEPERMLPILEALYQDGSVYVQDSVANYLNDAAKDQPQWVRGLCAQWQEQLPGSATVRRLCRRALRSVS, from the coding sequence ATGAGTACAGAAAACCGCAAGGGTTATGCCAGGGTCGCGGATATACCCGCTGATATTTTATTGGCCCTGTCCCAGGGTGAAATCCAGAGCCTTACCCTGACCGAGTCGCTGGCGATTGATCAGCGTGTACTGGTGGCAACGGTATTCCCAGAGCTGGATGAGTCGGGCACGTATCACATCGATACCTTGGCCGAGCTGGGTATTCTCAAGCGCATGAAAGCCATAGGGGAATATTTGCTGCAAACCTATGGTGAGATGGCCTGGACGCGTTGCCTGAATCATCCGGCCGATGTGGTGCGCGGCTGGGCCTGCTTTATGGTGGGGGCGCGGGAGTCCTTAAGCGTGCCCCAGCGCCTGAACGTCCTGCGTCCCTTGGCAGATGATCCGCATTTCGGTGTGCGTGAATGGGCCTGGATGGCGGTACGTCCTCAACTGGTCGCCGAGCTGGAGGTATCGATTCAGGCTCTGCGACAGTGGGCGCATTCAGACTCGGCGTATCTGCGCCGCTTTGCATGTGAAGCCTTGCGCCCTCGGGGTGTATGGTGCGCACATATCGCCATTCTGAAAAAGGAACCGGAACGGATGTTGCCGATCCTGGAGGCCTTGTACCAGGATGGCAGCGTCTATGTGCAGGACTCGGTGGCCAATTACTTGAACGATGCAGCCAAGGATCAGCCACAGTGGGTGCGCGGTCTATGTGCTCAATGGCAGGAGCAGTTACCGGGCAGTGCCACTGTGCGGCGCCTGTGTCGACGGGCGCTGCGCAGCGTGTCTTGA
- a CDS encoding MarR family transcriptional regulator, with translation MKLEAKYQALLAHAEQQQGVNVQGMSLCFQLLSLSARIDRDCAALLAPHGLSEARFVLLFLLEEAPDGMPSHILAERAGVTRATVTTLVDGLLKAGLVLRFAAEADRRSVMVKLSPQGAKLANMLVATHAQWIGELFQHLSEAECAQLSTLLNKAAAGEQAS, from the coding sequence ATGAAACTAGAAGCGAAATATCAGGCCCTGCTCGCACACGCAGAGCAGCAGCAGGGCGTCAATGTTCAAGGCATGTCTCTGTGTTTTCAGCTTCTGTCCTTGTCTGCCCGTATTGATCGAGACTGCGCCGCCTTGCTGGCACCTCATGGTTTGAGCGAAGCCCGTTTTGTGCTTTTGTTTTTGCTGGAAGAGGCGCCCGACGGTATGCCCTCCCACATCCTGGCTGAGCGGGCAGGTGTGACGCGGGCAACCGTGACAACCCTGGTGGATGGGTTGCTGAAAGCGGGCTTGGTGCTGCGCTTTGCGGCCGAGGCGGATCGGCGTTCTGTCATGGTGAAACTGAGTCCCCAGGGGGCGAAGCTGGCCAACATGCTGGTCGCGACTCATGCCCAGTGGATTGGCGAGTTGTTCCAGCATTTGTCCGAGGCGGAATGCGCGCAGCTAAGCACCTTGTTGAACAAAGCGGCCGCAGGAGAACAAGCATCATGA
- a CDS encoding pyridoxal phosphate-dependent aminotransferase produces MNSIKKSNKLANVLYDIRGPIMDRAKQMEDEGQQLIKLNIGNLAVFGFDAPEEIQLDMIRNLPNSSGYSDSKGIFAARKAVMHYTQAQGIKGVTLEDIYLGNGASELIAMATNALLDDGDELLLPMPDYPLWTAVTSLSGGTPVHYLCDEANGWIPDLDDIRSKITPRTKGLVVINPNNPTGVLYPDSVLQALIDIAREFNLVLLADEVYDKVLFDDMKHTAMASLSTDVLTLTFNSLSKSYRACGYRAGWLVISGDKQAGADYIEGLSMLANMKLCANVPGQWAIQTALGGYQSINDLVCEGGRLRRQRDLAYELITAIPGVSCVMPHAALYMFPRLDPDIYPIEDDRQFFLQLLEATRVMLVQGTGFNWPHPDHFRMVFLPHEPDLREAISRMAKFLKDYRIKHGTERPEFTQATLSAEGSAHTV; encoded by the coding sequence ATGAATAGCATCAAGAAATCGAACAAATTGGCGAATGTTTTGTACGATATTCGCGGCCCCATCATGGACCGGGCCAAGCAAATGGAAGACGAAGGTCAGCAACTGATCAAGCTGAACATCGGCAACTTGGCGGTATTCGGTTTTGATGCCCCGGAAGAAATCCAACTGGATATGATCCGCAACCTGCCCAACTCCTCGGGCTACTCGGATAGCAAAGGTATTTTTGCTGCACGCAAAGCCGTCATGCACTACACCCAGGCACAAGGCATCAAGGGCGTAACGCTGGAAGACATTTACCTGGGTAATGGTGCTTCTGAACTGATTGCCATGGCGACCAATGCCCTGCTGGATGATGGCGACGAGCTGCTTTTGCCCATGCCCGACTACCCGCTGTGGACTGCTGTTACCAGCCTGTCAGGCGGTACTCCCGTCCATTACCTCTGCGATGAAGCCAATGGCTGGATCCCTGATCTGGACGATATCCGCTCCAAGATCACCCCGCGCACCAAAGGGCTGGTGGTGATCAACCCCAACAACCCGACCGGCGTGCTCTACCCGGATTCGGTACTGCAAGCCCTGATCGATATTGCCCGCGAATTCAATCTGGTGCTGCTGGCTGACGAAGTCTACGACAAGGTTCTGTTCGACGACATGAAGCACACCGCGATGGCCAGCCTGTCCACCGATGTATTGACCTTGACCTTCAACTCCTTGTCCAAAAGCTACCGCGCCTGTGGTTACCGCGCAGGCTGGCTGGTGATTTCGGGCGACAAACAAGCCGGTGCTGACTATATCGAAGGGCTAAGCATGTTGGCCAATATGAAGCTGTGCGCGAACGTGCCCGGCCAATGGGCGATTCAAACGGCCTTGGGTGGCTATCAGAGCATTAACGACCTGGTTTGCGAAGGCGGGCGCCTGCGCCGTCAACGCGATCTGGCCTACGAGCTGATCACCGCCATTCCAGGGGTCAGTTGCGTTATGCCCCACGCTGCGCTGTATATGTTCCCGCGTCTGGATCCCGACATTTACCCCATCGAAGACGACCGTCAGTTTTTCCTGCAACTGCTGGAAGCCACCCGCGTGATGCTGGTGCAAGGCACGGGTTTCAACTGGCCTCATCCCGACCACTTCCGCATGGTGTTCCTGCCGCACGAACCAGACCTGCGCGAGGCTATCAGCCGCATGGCCAAGTTCCTGAAAGACTACCGTATCAAGCACGGCACGGAACGGCCAGAGTTCACGCAAGCCACACTTTCCGCTGAAGGCAGTGCGCACACCGTTTAA
- a CDS encoding TetR/AcrR family transcriptional regulator, translating to MGRVSREQAERNRKRVLETACRLFRKHGVEAVSIGDIMNDAGLTAGAFYKQFASKEALIDQACRFAFTQSAESWERINQGYEEDAVQGFQALMRRYFKHRPQTQSCPILAFSSLASGLPADAQTTAMYREGVESLFEQFRRLALQACAEQTQEHIMLLFAAMLGTGMLSRAMGDTTLTQGMQAAVLATLPGGESDL from the coding sequence ATGGGGCGTGTTTCGCGTGAGCAGGCCGAACGCAACCGCAAGCGGGTGCTGGAAACGGCGTGCCGATTGTTTCGCAAACATGGGGTGGAGGCAGTCTCGATTGGAGACATCATGAATGATGCCGGTCTCACGGCTGGCGCTTTCTATAAGCAGTTTGCCTCTAAAGAGGCCTTGATTGACCAGGCCTGCCGTTTTGCCTTCACTCAGTCTGCTGAGTCTTGGGAGCGTATCAATCAAGGCTACGAAGAAGACGCCGTACAAGGTTTTCAAGCCTTGATGCGACGTTACTTCAAGCACCGTCCTCAGACCCAAAGTTGTCCGATTTTGGCCTTTTCTTCCTTGGCCAGCGGTCTGCCTGCCGATGCACAAACCACGGCGATGTACCGCGAAGGGGTAGAGAGCTTGTTTGAGCAGTTTCGCCGCCTTGCCCTGCAAGCCTGTGCCGAGCAGACTCAAGAGCACATCATGCTGCTGTTTGCCGCCATGTTGGGGACAGGGATGCTTAGCCGGGCTATGGGCGATACCACGTTGACGCAAGGTATGCAGGCTGCGGTGCTGGCGACCTTGCCAGGAGGGGAGTCCGATCTTTGA
- a CDS encoding MaoC family dehydratase: MNLTVPVYLEDLALGMEFRSAEHALDEAQIVSFARQFDPQPFHLDAEAAKSTFFQGLAASGWHTAAITMKLLVDSLTFSQGIIGAGGQIDWPRPTRPGDVLHVLSTIIDIQPSRSKADRGMVVVESHTLNQNNEVCQRLIAKLIAFRRPEV, encoded by the coding sequence ATGAACCTTACAGTACCTGTCTACCTTGAAGATCTGGCCCTGGGGATGGAGTTTCGCAGTGCAGAGCATGCTCTGGATGAGGCGCAAATTGTCAGCTTTGCCCGCCAGTTTGATCCGCAGCCTTTCCATCTGGATGCAGAAGCGGCCAAGAGCACGTTCTTCCAAGGTTTGGCTGCAAGCGGTTGGCATACTGCCGCCATCACCATGAAGCTGTTGGTGGACAGCCTGACATTCAGTCAGGGGATTATTGGTGCCGGCGGGCAGATTGACTGGCCACGGCCCACGCGCCCTGGAGATGTCTTGCATGTGCTCAGTACCATCATCGACATTCAGCCATCCAGATCCAAAGCGGACAGGGGAATGGTGGTGGTGGAGTCCCATACCCTGAATCAAAACAATGAAGTGTGTCAGCGTTTGATTGCCAAGCTGATTGCTTTTCGTCGTCCGGAGGTGTGA
- a CDS encoding LysE/ArgO family amino acid transporter: MFFSVVATGFLTGAGLIMAIGTQNAFVLRQGLERRHVGLVVAICALADIVLILGGVAGIGTLVREWPGLLQVLRFGGAVFLAWYGVLAAQRAWTGKGSLMAGQGSERNRRRIWLTCLAFTFLNPHVYLDTMVLLGSLSTPYPGNLQWAFALGACAASASWFLALGYGARLLQPVFRQPLAWRVLDASIAVFMLALCALLLLRPLY; the protein is encoded by the coding sequence ATGTTCTTCTCTGTTGTGGCGACTGGCTTTTTGACGGGTGCCGGCCTGATCATGGCCATAGGCACTCAAAATGCTTTTGTCTTGCGGCAGGGATTGGAGCGTAGGCATGTGGGTTTGGTGGTAGCGATCTGCGCGCTGGCCGATATTGTCTTGATCCTGGGGGGCGTGGCTGGCATCGGTACTTTGGTACGGGAATGGCCTGGCTTGTTGCAAGTTCTGCGCTTTGGTGGCGCGGTCTTTCTGGCCTGGTATGGGGTGTTGGCAGCCCAGCGAGCCTGGACTGGCAAGGGAAGCCTGATGGCCGGGCAGGGTAGCGAGCGCAATCGTCGCCGTATCTGGCTGACCTGCTTGGCATTTACCTTCTTGAACCCTCACGTCTATCTGGACACGATGGTGTTGTTGGGCAGCCTGTCTACCCCTTACCCTGGCAACTTGCAGTGGGCCTTTGCCTTGGGGGCCTGTGCAGCCAGTGCTAGCTGGTTTCTGGCCTTGGGCTATGGGGCGCGATTGTTGCAACCCGTGTTTCGTCAGCCTTTGGCCTGGCGTGTGCTGGACGCCAGCATTGCTGTTTTCATGTTGGCCTTGTGTGCTTTATTGTTGCTGCGGCCTTTGTATTAA
- a CDS encoding LysR family transcriptional regulator ArgP: MDLLHPQLRAFTAVLEEGSFEAAGRKLYITTSAVSQRIKALEDRLGQVLVLRQPPCRPTPAGELLLRRVRPMQVLEAEAVADFLPEQNGPRRPIAIAVNSDSLDTWFLEALSQLSQKHGYLFDVRVDDQDHTLELIRNGSVLGAVTAEPTPLQGCEVQALGIMRYQAIASPQFVARHFGLGVDANSLAQAPMIVFNRKDELQWRFIRQITTESVAPPIHYLPTSTGFVKAAALGLGWCLAPDSMVSDTLAIKELTLVAPGLWLDVPLYWQHAAIRSDTLRNMGTALQRAAKTSLLPVST, from the coding sequence ATGGATCTGTTACACCCACAACTACGAGCGTTTACGGCAGTCCTGGAGGAAGGCAGCTTTGAAGCGGCCGGACGCAAGCTGTACATCACCACCTCAGCCGTCTCGCAGCGTATCAAGGCGCTGGAAGACAGGCTGGGACAGGTACTGGTCCTGCGTCAGCCACCTTGCCGTCCGACACCAGCGGGAGAGTTGCTGCTGCGTCGTGTACGTCCCATGCAGGTTCTGGAAGCCGAGGCTGTCGCGGACTTCCTGCCAGAACAAAATGGCCCACGTCGGCCTATCGCAATTGCCGTCAATAGTGACTCGCTGGACACTTGGTTTCTGGAAGCCTTGTCCCAGCTCAGTCAGAAACATGGCTACTTGTTTGATGTGCGTGTGGATGATCAGGACCACACGCTGGAGCTGATACGCAATGGCTCCGTGCTGGGCGCTGTCACCGCCGAGCCAACTCCCCTGCAAGGCTGCGAGGTTCAGGCTCTGGGTATCATGCGCTATCAAGCCATTGCCTCTCCACAATTTGTGGCGCGGCATTTTGGATTGGGAGTAGACGCAAACTCCCTGGCTCAAGCCCCCATGATCGTCTTTAACCGCAAGGACGAATTGCAGTGGCGCTTTATACGGCAGATCACTACTGAATCTGTCGCTCCTCCTATCCATTACCTGCCCACCTCTACCGGCTTTGTGAAAGCAGCGGCTTTGGGCCTGGGCTGGTGTCTGGCACCTGACTCCATGGTCAGCGATACCCTGGCCATCAAAGAACTGACTTTAGTCGCCCCTGGCCTTTGGCTGGATGTGCCTTTGTATTGGCAACATGCGGCAATCCGCTCCGACACCTTGCGCAATATGGGTACGGCGCTTCAACGTGCAGCCAAGACCTCATTGCTGCCAGTTTCAACGTAA
- a CDS encoding PLP-dependent aminotransferase family protein: protein MSRTAHNPKVPSLGELDRSEGALGRQLAQKLREAVKNGALKPGESLPSTRALAASLGVARGTVVEAFEQLIAEGFLESSPGVGTYIAHSLANPKTRAKKRRAASLPAQPAPPAAQPFNTVAAQFQPLPSAPFAVSIPLGAAAPGPIWRRLGNRLRAHGQGAPGGYGDPQGALPLREAIAEYVRRSRSVRCEAEQVIVTTGTQQGLFLACLVLMSRQDFAWVENPAYPGITAILNTVGSPERMVRVPVDEEGLDVAAGIRLQADARVAFVTPSHQYPLGMPMSMARRNALLAWARDKSAWIVEDDYDSEFRYCGHPFPSMQGLDPERVIYLGTFSKVLFPSLRLGYAIVPPPLVQAFCGARVLLDRHPPSADQHVLASFIAEGHLERHIRRMRGIYTQCRNHLFEIVRDVLPSDLTRLQPSDQGMHSVLWLTVQIDDVAVAQQAMKEGVAVRPVSAMYHAGEGPPGLILGLSAFSPEQMREAAQKLARIISELARPPKAKRKP from the coding sequence ATGTCACGCACTGCCCACAATCCAAAGGTTCCATCTCTTGGTGAGCTGGACCGAAGCGAAGGAGCCCTGGGGCGTCAGTTGGCGCAGAAGCTGCGCGAAGCAGTAAAAAATGGTGCGCTCAAACCGGGTGAGTCCTTACCCTCTACCCGAGCCTTGGCGGCATCCTTGGGTGTTGCCCGTGGCACGGTTGTAGAGGCTTTTGAGCAATTGATTGCCGAAGGCTTTCTGGAGTCCTCACCCGGCGTGGGCACTTATATTGCTCACTCGCTGGCCAATCCCAAAACAAGAGCTAAGAAGCGCAGGGCGGCATCGCTGCCTGCCCAGCCTGCACCACCCGCTGCCCAGCCATTCAATACGGTTGCAGCTCAATTTCAGCCTTTGCCGTCAGCCCCGTTTGCCGTGTCGATTCCATTGGGTGCCGCTGCGCCAGGGCCGATCTGGCGACGCTTGGGGAATCGTTTACGGGCACATGGTCAGGGTGCGCCGGGCGGTTATGGTGATCCTCAGGGTGCCTTGCCTTTGCGGGAGGCCATTGCGGAATACGTGCGCCGGTCACGCTCGGTGCGTTGCGAGGCAGAACAGGTGATCGTGACGACAGGCACTCAGCAAGGCTTGTTTCTGGCTTGTCTGGTCTTGATGAGCAGGCAGGATTTCGCCTGGGTGGAGAACCCGGCTTATCCCGGTATTACCGCGATTTTGAATACGGTAGGTTCGCCGGAACGTATGGTTCGTGTGCCTGTGGATGAAGAGGGGCTGGATGTGGCTGCGGGCATACGCTTGCAAGCCGATGCGCGGGTCGCCTTTGTGACTCCTTCGCATCAATACCCTTTGGGCATGCCCATGAGCATGGCGCGACGCAATGCCTTGCTGGCCTGGGCACGCGATAAATCCGCCTGGATTGTCGAGGATGATTACGACAGCGAGTTCCGCTACTGCGGTCATCCCTTTCCTTCCATGCAGGGCCTGGACCCGGAGCGAGTGATCTATCTGGGAACCTTTAGCAAGGTGCTGTTTCCCTCGCTACGTCTGGGCTATGCGATTGTGCCGCCACCGTTGGTACAGGCTTTTTGCGGAGCGCGCGTTCTGCTGGATCGGCATCCGCCCAGTGCAGACCAGCATGTCCTGGCCAGCTTTATTGCAGAGGGGCATCTGGAGCGCCATATTCGGCGTATGCGCGGGATCTACACCCAATGCCGTAACCACCTTTTTGAGATTGTGCGTGATGTCTTGCCTAGTGATTTGACGCGTCTGCAACCCAGCGATCAAGGGATGCACTCGGTCTTGTGGTTGACCGTACAGATTGACGATGTGGCGGTGGCGCAGCAGGCCATGAAAGAGGGCGTGGCCGTGCGTCCGGTCTCTGCCATGTATCACGCCGGTGAGGGGCCCCCAGGGCTGATTCTGGGTTTGAGCGCATTCAGTCCAGAGCAAATGAGGGAAGCGGCGCAGAAACTGGCGCGCATCATCTCCGAGCTTGCTCGACCTCCCAAAGCCAAAAGAAAACCCTGA
- a CDS encoding FMN-binding negative transcriptional regulator has product MYIPAHFNESRPEALHELIAQHPLGILVANGKSGLSANHLPFMLHPQEGAQGVLHCHVARNNPVWQDLKNGDEVMVIFRAGDAYISPQWFPSKLETHKQVPSWNYIVAHAYGQVRIRDEERYVRGAVARLTRIHEASQHVPWKMTDGPKDYIDAMLKAIVGIEIEITSLIGKTKLSQNKEARDMEAASAALISQGDHFIGSAMQAVARDKQAQEAKKSAR; this is encoded by the coding sequence ATGTATATCCCCGCACACTTCAATGAATCCCGGCCTGAAGCACTGCACGAACTGATCGCCCAGCATCCTCTGGGCATTCTGGTCGCCAATGGTAAAAGTGGTTTAAGCGCGAACCACCTGCCCTTCATGCTGCATCCCCAGGAAGGCGCGCAAGGGGTGTTGCACTGCCACGTCGCCAGAAACAACCCCGTGTGGCAAGACCTGAAGAACGGCGACGAAGTAATGGTGATATTCCGTGCAGGGGATGCCTATATCTCCCCACAGTGGTTTCCCAGCAAGCTGGAAACACACAAGCAAGTCCCATCCTGGAACTACATCGTGGCCCATGCCTATGGGCAGGTAAGGATACGCGATGAAGAACGTTATGTTCGCGGTGCCGTGGCGCGTTTGACCCGTATCCACGAAGCCAGCCAGCATGTACCCTGGAAGATGACGGATGGCCCCAAGGACTATATCGACGCCATGCTCAAAGCCATTGTCGGAATTGAAATTGAGATCACTAGCCTGATCGGCAAAACCAAGCTGAGCCAGAATAAGGAGGCTCGGGATATGGAGGCGGCATCAGCTGCATTAATCAGCCAGGGAGATCATTTCATTGGCAGTGCAATGCAGGCGGTGGCAAGAGACAAACAGGCACAAGAGGCCAAGAAGTCAGCAAGGTGA
- a CDS encoding Rrf2 family transcriptional regulator — MRSDSRLSRMLHVLLHMARHDQPFTSEQIATMLSTNPVVVRRTMAGLRKAGYVRSEKGHGGGWTLSCDLKEVTLLDIHKAVGGPRIFFIGHENENPSCGVAKVVNAALGDVLQEAEALVMQRLEAIPLAELLAEFEQLYKAEMAALDRRMAEP, encoded by the coding sequence ATGAGAAGTGATAGCCGGCTCTCCCGCATGCTGCATGTTTTGCTGCACATGGCCAGACACGATCAGCCATTTACCTCCGAGCAAATCGCCACTATGCTCAGCACCAATCCCGTAGTCGTACGACGCACCATGGCAGGCTTGCGCAAGGCAGGCTACGTGCGCTCCGAGAAAGGGCACGGGGGCGGCTGGACGCTAAGCTGTGATCTGAAAGAAGTCACGCTGCTGGACATACACAAAGCGGTTGGGGGGCCGCGCATCTTCTTTATCGGTCACGAGAACGAGAACCCAAGCTGCGGTGTCGCCAAAGTGGTTAACGCCGCCTTGGGCGATGTGCTCCAGGAAGCGGAGGCTCTGGTCATGCAAAGGTTGGAGGCCATTCCCTTGGCAGAGCTCTTGGCCGAGTTTGAACAGCTCTATAAGGCAGAAATGGCAGCGCTGGACAGAAGGATGGCGGAGCCATAA
- a CDS encoding class I SAM-dependent methyltransferase — MKTPTSVQAFSDPAWVARYADTTPPRIPGFHDLHRMALILLSERAKSNARILVLAAGGGLELKSFAQARPDWFFVGVDPSQAMLDLAAQVLGPWGSQVDLISGYVDDAPLELFDGATCLLTLHFLSKAERLSLLKSLHARLKPGAALVLAHHCRPEGGAPEDWLARSIAFATGTEATAEAISSASNMAQHLTLLSPQEEEGLLREAGFMAPALFYAGLSFRGWVAYAEDQA, encoded by the coding sequence ATGAAAACACCCACTTCCGTACAAGCCTTTAGCGATCCTGCCTGGGTTGCCCGGTATGCCGATACAACGCCACCGCGCATCCCAGGCTTCCATGACCTTCATCGCATGGCCTTGATCCTGCTTTCCGAACGGGCAAAGAGCAATGCCAGGATTCTGGTCCTGGCAGCAGGTGGCGGGCTGGAGTTGAAGTCCTTTGCGCAAGCCCGCCCAGATTGGTTTTTTGTAGGAGTCGATCCTTCGCAAGCCATGCTGGATCTGGCGGCACAGGTGTTAGGGCCTTGGGGTTCGCAAGTGGATTTGATATCAGGCTATGTGGATGATGCACCGCTGGAACTGTTTGACGGTGCTACTTGTCTATTAACTCTGCATTTCTTGTCAAAAGCAGAGCGCTTGTCCCTGTTGAAGTCCTTGCACGCCCGCTTGAAGCCGGGGGCGGCGCTTGTGTTGGCTCATCATTGTCGGCCAGAAGGGGGGGCCCCCGAGGATTGGTTGGCCCGATCCATCGCCTTTGCTACAGGGACGGAAGCTACGGCAGAAGCGATAAGTTCTGCATCAAATATGGCTCAGCATTTGACGCTGTTAAGCCCGCAGGAGGAAGAGGGCTTGTTGCGGGAGGCCGGGTTCATGGCACCCGCCTTGTTCTATGCAGGGCTCTCGTTCCGGGGCTGGGTAGCCTACGCAGAGGATCAGGCCTAG
- a CDS encoding NAD(P)/FAD-dependent oxidoreductase, with translation MDFDIIIVGGSFAGQAAAIQLGRARRRVLLLDAGQARNRFAQASHGFLGQDGQAPAAIMATAKLQLAKYGTAEQRAGLAVEARAIKGGFQLLTEDAQTIRASRLILATGVKDSLPDIPGMQERWGSSVLHCPYCHGFELNQQPLGVLASSELAMHQAMLVPDWGPTTLFTQAAFTPSAEQEAQLRARGVQIEKTPIAELLGSKPGLEALRLQDGRMVAVSGLFVAPKTELASDLAIQLGCKLTAGPTGAFIAVDSMQHTSVPGVFAAGDAASPMANATLAAAAGVMAAGGAHHSLIYGLAEQAGASSEKVA, from the coding sequence ATGGACTTCGATATCATCATCGTCGGTGGGAGTTTTGCGGGTCAGGCTGCGGCGATTCAATTAGGTCGGGCGCGGCGGCGCGTACTTTTATTGGATGCGGGGCAAGCCCGGAATCGATTTGCCCAGGCCTCTCATGGCTTTCTGGGACAGGATGGGCAGGCTCCAGCGGCTATCATGGCAACGGCAAAACTTCAGCTTGCGAAATATGGGACGGCCGAGCAGCGAGCCGGGCTTGCTGTGGAAGCTCGCGCTATTAAGGGTGGGTTTCAGCTATTGACCGAGGACGCTCAGACCATCCGTGCCAGTCGCTTGATTCTGGCCACTGGCGTCAAGGACAGCTTGCCGGATATTCCAGGTATGCAGGAACGTTGGGGCAGCAGTGTGCTGCATTGTCCCTATTGCCATGGCTTTGAGCTGAACCAGCAGCCTTTGGGGGTATTGGCCAGCAGCGAACTGGCTATGCATCAAGCCATGCTGGTGCCAGATTGGGGGCCGACCACTTTGTTCACTCAAGCTGCCTTTACACCGAGTGCAGAGCAGGAAGCCCAACTGAGAGCGCGTGGCGTGCAGATCGAAAAGACACCGATTGCAGAGTTGTTGGGAAGCAAGCCGGGGCTGGAGGCGCTGCGTTTGCAGGATGGCAGAATGGTGGCTGTTTCCGGCCTGTTTGTAGCACCCAAAACAGAGTTGGCCAGCGACCTGGCCATACAGTTGGGTTGCAAGCTGACAGCGGGGCCTACGGGGGCTTTTATTGCTGTGGATTCCATGCAGCACACGTCTGTACCGGGTGTGTTTGCGGCGGGTGATGCTGCCAGTCCCATGGCTAACGCCACCCTCGCAGCCGCTGCGGGGGTAATGGCGGCGGGCGGGGCACATCATTCCTTGATTTATGGCTTGGCGGAGCAGGCTGGAGCCAGCTCGGAAAAGGTCGCATGA
- a CDS encoding glutathione S-transferase N-terminal domain-containing protein — protein MSRWVFYCAPGTCALATHIALHEAGADFDVVKLDFGANQQQSPEFLRVNPKGRVPALVTEQGTLTETPALLAFVAQSFPDAKLAPLNDPFAFARMQELHSYLASTVHVAHAHKRRGSRWADDPAAEEAMRAKVPQNMTACAAYLESWIVGPWVLGEQFSVADAYLYTVGGWLEGDSVDMSQFPKLSAYLERVGAREAVRKALAEAAA, from the coding sequence ATGTCTCGTTGGGTGTTCTATTGCGCGCCAGGGACCTGCGCGCTTGCAACGCATATTGCACTGCATGAAGCAGGGGCTGACTTTGATGTGGTCAAGCTGGATTTTGGTGCGAATCAACAGCAAAGCCCGGAGTTTCTGCGCGTCAATCCCAAGGGGCGTGTTCCGGCGCTGGTGACAGAGCAGGGAACATTGACGGAAACCCCGGCTTTGCTGGCTTTTGTGGCACAGAGCTTTCCGGATGCCAAGCTGGCTCCTTTGAATGATCCCTTTGCGTTCGCCCGCATGCAGGAGCTGCACAGCTATTTGGCATCCACCGTGCATGTGGCCCACGCGCACAAGCGCCGTGGTTCCCGTTGGGCAGATGATCCGGCTGCGGAAGAAGCCATGCGTGCCAAGGTGCCGCAAAACATGACCGCGTGTGCAGCTTACCTGGAATCCTGGATTGTGGGTCCCTGGGTGCTGGGCGAGCAGTTCAGCGTGGCCGATGCGTATCTGTACACCGTAGGTGGCTGGCTGGAAGGTGACTCGGTTGATATGAGCCAATTCCCTAAACTTAGTGCCTATCTGGAGCGGGTAGGGGCGCGCGAGGCCGTGCGCAAGGCGTTAGCCGAAGCCGCTGCCTGA